One window of the Crassaminicella thermophila genome contains the following:
- a CDS encoding DedA family protein produces MLQEKILLLISMYGYIGIFLALVLGIIGLPIPDEVLLTFAGFLVSKGKMDYFLLILVSFIGSVAGVSISFFIGYHLGLPFLLKYGRILGITKKSLNKAEKWYNKYGKYTIVIGYFIPGIRQLNAYYAGIIKKPYWKFAFYAYIGGFIWVMIFVTLGIYVGERWMLFSHIIHKFALSVLVLICICFCIYYIVKNVKIKKI; encoded by the coding sequence TTGCTCCAAGAAAAAATATTACTATTAATTTCAATGTATGGATATATAGGTATATTTTTAGCTTTGGTATTAGGAATCATAGGATTACCTATACCTGATGAAGTGTTGTTAACCTTTGCAGGATTTTTAGTTTCGAAAGGAAAAATGGATTATTTCTTGTTGATTTTGGTTTCTTTTATAGGGAGTGTTGCAGGGGTATCTATTAGTTTTTTTATAGGTTATCATTTAGGACTACCTTTTTTACTAAAATATGGGAGGATTTTGGGAATAACAAAAAAATCTTTGAATAAAGCTGAGAAATGGTACAATAAATATGGGAAATATACCATTGTGATAGGATATTTTATACCAGGTATACGACAGTTAAATGCATATTATGCAGGAATTATAAAAAAACCTTATTGGAAGTTTGCATTTTATGCTTATATTGGTGGATTTATTTGGGTCATGATATTTGTTACTTTAGGTATATATGTAGGTGAAAGATGGATGCTTTTTTCTCATATTATTCATAAATTTGCTTTGAGTGTGCTTGTCCTTATTTGTATTTGCTTTTGCATATATTATATTGTGAAAAATGTTAAAATAAAAAAAATATAG
- a CDS encoding aspartate-alanine antiporter-like transporter, translating to MIKFDVAAWIMNPFVLMFVAVFTGMVFGKVKFGKFNFGVSGTLFSGLLIGWWVLKFAKGFNEGDKAFGTAQKLIKIGVIDKSFFILFLVLFVAAVGLLAAKDMGVVLKKYGAKFVVLGFIITFLGAAATYGMTLISNESSPYEVSGVYTGALTSSPGLAAAIETARGHSADWVEKYESLDTNEKERFLKLLDPSGALTPENTPTLTDEQKAQFVKNAEAGIGVGHAIGYPFGVIIVIIAVNFFPKIFGIDANKELEDLRKEMNQAREEAAATSDIEETSFDLIGFSVACFIGYTIGKIKIFLGPLGYFSLGSTGGVLIGALILGYIGKIGFINFRMNNKILGVIRQLALAFFLAIVGLRYGFKVFDALLGTGWYLAIVSLVVGVVAMLLGFFIGRYVFKINWIMLSGAICGGMTSTPGLGAAIDAAGCDDPAAGYGATYPFALLGMVIFTIILHKMPM from the coding sequence ATGATTAAGTTTGATGTAGCAGCATGGATTATGAATCCATTTGTATTAATGTTTGTTGCAGTATTTACAGGAATGGTATTTGGAAAAGTGAAATTTGGTAAGTTTAATTTTGGGGTATCAGGTACGTTATTCTCTGGACTTTTAATAGGTTGGTGGGTACTTAAGTTTGCAAAAGGCTTTAATGAAGGGGATAAAGCATTTGGTACTGCACAAAAGCTGATAAAAATAGGAGTGATTGATAAGAGTTTCTTTATCCTATTTTTGGTTTTATTTGTTGCTGCAGTTGGGTTATTAGCGGCAAAGGATATGGGGGTAGTACTTAAAAAGTATGGTGCAAAATTTGTTGTTTTAGGCTTTATTATTACATTCTTAGGGGCTGCTGCTACATATGGAATGACGTTAATTAGTAATGAATCTAGTCCATATGAAGTATCAGGGGTATATACGGGTGCACTAACGAGTTCTCCTGGTCTTGCAGCAGCGATTGAAACTGCAAGAGGACATTCTGCGGATTGGGTTGAAAAATATGAATCATTAGATACTAATGAGAAAGAAAGATTTTTAAAACTGCTTGATCCTTCAGGGGCACTTACTCCAGAAAATACACCTACATTAACAGATGAACAAAAAGCACAGTTTGTAAAAAATGCTGAAGCTGGTATTGGAGTAGGGCATGCTATTGGATATCCATTTGGTGTAATTATTGTAATTATTGCAGTAAACTTTTTCCCTAAAATATTTGGAATTGATGCAAATAAAGAGCTTGAGGATTTAAGAAAAGAAATGAATCAAGCTAGGGAAGAAGCAGCAGCTACTTCAGATATAGAAGAAACATCATTTGATTTGATTGGATTTTCTGTTGCTTGTTTTATAGGATATACCATAGGGAAAATAAAAATATTCTTAGGACCGTTAGGATATTTTAGTCTTGGTTCTACAGGAGGGGTTTTAATAGGAGCTTTAATCCTTGGATATATAGGAAAAATTGGATTTATAAATTTTAGGATGAATAATAAAATACTAGGTGTTATAAGACAACTTGCATTGGCTTTTTTCTTAGCAATAGTAGGATTAAGATATGGATTTAAGGTGTTTGATGCACTTTTAGGAACAGGATGGTACTTAGCTATTGTATCTCTTGTTGTAGGAGTTGTTGCTATGCTTTTAGGATTCTTCATTGGAAGATATGTATTTAAGATTAACTGGATTATGCTATCTGGAGCAATATGCGGCGGAATGACTTCTACTCCAGGACTAGGAGCTGCTATTGATGCAGCAGGTTGTGATGACCCGGCAGCAGGATATGGAGCAACTTATCCATTTGCATTACTAGGTATGGTTATCTTCACAATTATTCTTCATAAAATGCCGATGTAG
- a CDS encoding DUF1904 domain-containing protein: MPHIRVRGMGLEKLKNISKKLVDDLENIIGCPRDYFTLEYIPSTFIMDGEEDKGYPFIEVLWFDRGQEVQDQAAKAITDRVNNTNEYEDVCVIFRKLEEKCYYENGEHF; encoded by the coding sequence ATGCCGCATATACGTGTAAGAGGTATGGGTCTAGAAAAGTTAAAAAATATTAGCAAAAAATTGGTAGATGATTTAGAAAATATTATAGGATGTCCAAGAGATTATTTCACATTAGAATATATTCCGAGTACTTTTATAATGGATGGAGAAGAAGATAAAGGATATCCTTTTATAGAAGTTTTATGGTTTGATAGAGGACAGGAAGTTCAGGATCAGGCTGCTAAAGCAATAACAGATAGGGTAAATAATACAAATGAATATGAGGATGTATGCGTCATATTTAGAAAATTAGAAGAAAAGTGTTATTATGAAAATGGAGAACATTTTTAA